The following coding sequences are from one Megamonas funiformis window:
- a CDS encoding plasmid mobilization protein produces MKKKSPRLQLNIRLTPEQNELIKQKLEQTQISKTQLIIDSINNNPIYIIPNLEQTISQIKYLGNKVNELSNKIETKDENTEKLLQEIQQGCDEFWQLLKSLKQEKQKQV; encoded by the coding sequence ATGAAAAAAAAATCTCCTCGCTTACAATTAAACATAAGATTAACTCCCGAACAAAATGAACTAATAAAACAAAAATTAGAACAAACACAAATATCAAAAACTCAGCTAATAATAGACAGCATAAACAACAACCCAATATACATAATACCTAACCTAGAACAAACAATATCGCAAATAAAATACCTAGGAAATAAAGTAAACGAATTATCTAATAAAATAGAAACAAAAGATGAAAATACAGAAAAATTACTACAAGAAATCCAGCAAGGATGTGATGAATTTTGGCAATTATTAAAGTCGTTAAAGCAGGAAAAACAAAAGCAAGTCTAA
- a CDS encoding NAD(P)/FAD-dependent oxidoreductase, producing the protein MLDTVIIGSGPAGLAAAIYASRAALNYVVLEKAGYSGGQIVTTNDLDNYPGMPNIDGASFSMALQEHAEKLGAEIKEATVTAIKQNEDNSYTVEIEGQEPILTKSVVLATGANPRTLNVPGEQQYLSRGVYYCATCDGAFYRNKTTAVIGGGNTALEDVLFLAKICEKVYLIHRRDELRGDKHSQEKIFAMPNVEFVKSALPKSIKGDKKVSAIEIEYKKTGEIVDIPVDGIFVAVGMIPNNQLVPDFVNTDDAGYVIADETGKTNAKGFFVAGDLRTKDLRQVLTAASDGANAIKSVTDYLNEI; encoded by the coding sequence ATGTTAGATACTGTTATTATTGGCAGTGGTCCTGCTGGTCTTGCTGCTGCTATATATGCTTCTCGTGCGGCTTTGAATTATGTTGTTTTGGAAAAGGCTGGTTATAGTGGTGGTCAGATTGTTACTACTAATGATTTAGATAATTATCCTGGTATGCCTAATATTGATGGGGCTTCTTTTTCTATGGCACTTCAAGAACATGCTGAAAAATTAGGTGCTGAAATTAAAGAAGCAACTGTAACTGCTATTAAACAAAACGAGGATAATTCATATACTGTAGAAATCGAAGGTCAAGAACCTATTTTGACTAAATCTGTCGTTTTGGCTACTGGTGCTAATCCTCGCACTTTGAATGTTCCTGGAGAACAACAATATTTAAGCCGTGGTGTTTATTATTGTGCTACTTGTGATGGTGCTTTTTATCGCAATAAGACAACTGCTGTTATCGGTGGCGGAAATACTGCTCTTGAAGATGTTTTATTCCTTGCCAAAATCTGTGAAAAAGTTTATTTAATCCATCGTCGTGATGAATTGCGTGGAGATAAACATTCCCAAGAGAAAATTTTTGCTATGCCAAATGTGGAATTTGTAAAATCTGCTTTGCCAAAATCTATCAAAGGGGATAAAAAAGTTTCTGCTATTGAAATTGAATATAAAAAGACTGGCGAAATTGTAGATATTCCTGTAGATGGAATTTTCGTAGCAGTGGGCATGATACCTAATAATCAATTAGTACCTGATTTTGTCAATACTGATGATGCTGGTTATGTCATTGCTGATGAAACAGGTAAAACAAATGCCAAAGGATTTTTTGTGGCTGGTGATTTACGTACAAAAGATTTACGTCAAGTTTTAACTGCTGCTTCTGATGGTGCCAATGCTATTAAATCTGTAACAGATTATTTAAACGAAATTTAA
- the rlmB gene encoding 23S rRNA (guanosine(2251)-2'-O)-methyltransferase RlmB, producing MRPTKNKPKKDKKNKFVVSPRPKKKINDTKQIKPKKVEISEDILLGRNAVREALKSGRSINRILIADSAHGGSMPEIMTLARERRIIVQNVNTEKLDQICGGQRHQGIAAYAAPVDYVELDDILNLAKERNEDPFIILLDELEDPHNLGAILRTADAVGAHGILIPKHRSCPLSSIVAKTSAGALEYVPVARIGNVVQTLEELKQKGLWVAGADMDGTENYYDANMTGPLVLVIGSEGRGVSRLTKNACDFIVKIPMRGKVNSLNASNAAAILAYEVLKQRTLK from the coding sequence ATGCGTCCAACAAAAAATAAACCTAAAAAAGATAAAAAAAATAAATTTGTAGTAAGTCCTCGTCCGAAGAAAAAAATAAATGATACAAAACAAATTAAACCTAAAAAAGTAGAAATCAGTGAAGATATCTTACTTGGTCGCAATGCTGTTCGTGAAGCCTTAAAAAGTGGTCGTTCTATCAATCGCATCTTGATCGCAGATAGCGCACATGGTGGTTCTATGCCTGAAATTATGACACTTGCTAGAGAACGTCGTATCATTGTACAAAATGTAAATACTGAAAAACTTGATCAAATCTGTGGCGGTCAACGTCATCAAGGTATTGCAGCTTATGCAGCTCCTGTTGATTATGTAGAACTTGATGATATTTTAAATCTTGCTAAAGAACGCAATGAAGATCCATTCATCATCTTATTAGATGAATTAGAAGACCCTCATAATCTCGGTGCAATCTTACGTACTGCTGATGCTGTTGGTGCTCATGGTATTTTAATTCCTAAACATCGCAGTTGCCCATTATCTTCTATCGTAGCTAAAACTTCTGCTGGAGCTTTGGAATATGTTCCTGTAGCTCGCATTGGTAATGTAGTACAAACTTTAGAAGAATTAAAACAAAAAGGTCTTTGGGTAGCTGGAGCAGACATGGACGGTACAGAAAATTATTATGATGCTAATATGACAGGACCTCTCGTTTTAGTTATCGGCAGTGAAGGTCGTGGTGTTAGCCGTCTTACAAAAAATGCTTGCGATTTCATCGTCAAAATCCCAATGCGTGGCAAAGTAAACTCTTTAAATGCTTCCAATGCTGCTGCTATCTTAGCTTATGAAGTCTTAAAACAACGTACTTTAAAATAA
- a CDS encoding DeoR/GlpR family DNA-binding transcription regulator produces MLYNERVELILQQVQLQAIVKINDLKDLLNVSVDTVRRDLKTMEQSGLIKCIRGGACLPDSLPSLSNFTGREVLNIKLKREAAKKALAYIKPNAIIALNSGTTNTILAQELVFKKDNITVITNNLAAINILIQNPAIKIVSIGGIIDSQEKSTYGTTCEQEFGQYFPDIAFLSINAINYKDGFTDFRISEIGIIKLLSQRSEKVIAIMDSSKIGKRSKQKVLNLDNVDLLLTDDNISPILKEKYKNKGLLIE; encoded by the coding sequence ATGCTTTATAATGAACGTGTAGAATTAATCTTGCAACAAGTACAATTACAAGCTATTGTAAAAATCAATGATTTAAAAGATTTATTAAATGTTTCTGTTGATACTGTTCGCCGTGATTTAAAAACTATGGAACAAAGTGGTCTAATAAAATGTATACGTGGCGGTGCTTGTTTACCTGATTCATTGCCGTCTTTATCCAATTTTACCGGTAGGGAAGTTCTCAATATAAAATTAAAACGAGAAGCTGCCAAAAAAGCATTAGCTTATATTAAACCTAATGCTATCATTGCTTTAAACTCCGGAACAACTAATACTATATTAGCCCAAGAATTAGTTTTTAAAAAAGATAATATCACTGTCATTACTAATAATTTAGCAGCCATTAATATTTTAATTCAAAATCCAGCAATAAAAATTGTTTCTATTGGCGGAATTATTGATTCTCAAGAAAAATCAACTTATGGTACCACTTGTGAACAAGAATTTGGTCAATATTTTCCTGATATTGCCTTTTTATCTATTAATGCTATAAATTATAAAGATGGCTTCACCGATTTTCGCATATCCGAAATAGGTATTATTAAATTATTATCTCAACGTTCAGAAAAAGTAATTGCCATAATGGATTCTAGTAAGATTGGCAAACGTTCAAAACAAAAAGTATTAAATCTAGATAATGTTGATTTATTATTAACAGATGATAATATTTCACCAATATTAAAAGAAAAATATAAAAATAAAGGTCTTCTCATTGAATAA
- the thyX gene encoding FAD-dependent thymidylate synthase yields the protein MKVKLMKYTAEPERTVAMAARLCYSPAGAEELSEKMTDEQVTKLVEKIISMGHASTMEHVTFTFAIEGISRVLTHQLVRHRIASYSQQSQRYVSEHDFEYILPPSIAENDEAKAKFENLMHTIRQTYDELVAMDVPKEDARYVLANATETKVLATFNARSLLNFFSLRCCNRAQWEIRQMAYLMLAEVKKVAPLLFKNAGATCVRTGRCPEGAMTCGKFKEMLKLREE from the coding sequence ATTAAAGTTAAACTTATGAAATATACTGCTGAACCAGAGCGTACTGTAGCTATGGCAGCTCGTCTTTGTTATTCTCCTGCTGGTGCAGAGGAATTATCTGAAAAAATGACTGATGAACAAGTTACTAAACTTGTAGAAAAAATTATCAGCATGGGTCATGCTTCCACTATGGAACATGTTACTTTTACATTTGCTATTGAAGGTATTTCTCGCGTGCTCACTCATCAATTAGTGCGCCATCGTATTGCTTCTTATTCTCAACAATCTCAGCGTTATGTAAGTGAACATGATTTTGAATATATTTTACCGCCATCAATCGCTGAAAATGATGAAGCTAAGGCAAAATTTGAAAATCTAATGCATACAATTCGCCAAACTTATGATGAATTAGTAGCTATGGATGTTCCTAAAGAAGATGCTCGTTATGTTTTAGCTAATGCTACCGAAACAAAAGTTTTAGCAACATTTAATGCTCGTTCTCTTCTCAATTTCTTCTCTCTTCGTTGCTGTAATCGCGCTCAATGGGAAATTCGTCAAATGGCATATTTAATGCTTGCTGAAGTTAAAAAAGTAGCTCCACTTTTATTTAAAAATGCAGGTGCAACTTGTGTTCGCACTGGTCGTTGCCCTGAAGGTGCTATGACTTGTGGTAAATTTAAAGAAATGCTTAAATTACGTGAAGAATAA